A single window of Zea mays cultivar B73 chromosome 10, Zm-B73-REFERENCE-NAM-5.0, whole genome shotgun sequence DNA harbors:
- the LOC100382268 gene encoding uncharacterized protein isoform X2, whose amino-acid sequence MFLNGLRPVYTMTKLEPDDGKALKVAVVERLENGRTDIVRYGPLSSARVEVVALHGNFNAKDEESWSPEEFQKHIVSGREKSAQLLTGNLALKLSGGEAVLENATFTDNSSFTSTKMFRLGLRLVGSSGERVLEGVTKPFRVKERRVEGFEKHYPPMLDDEVWRLKKIGKIGAYHQALSDNGIDSVQEFLRAYMKDEQKLIKIFNKMPQSTWKSIVEHAMTCRVGDSLYLYEAQDKDAGLFFDELYQLVGAKFGDCYKPIDQLNEIEKNLVEALKHGAYQNIDGLQPNYKMVNNYPVLSSFPAAQGTSLFSALHPNQQALSYGDSSTGVGFGTRPSRETFNTSLGSSNEPQTSNYMELRHEQTINRVLPYDPSNGTLLPRPRITQLQIPNSERTFFGPPAVIPNNILVGHGVALSEGSHSGFPVHSLSSTDVVMSLMQSPFQLPTNSDHSEQQCNGQTSTQLQQFVTGCQPSRTNSFDLNSCDELIQNFISQISNSGGASTPLSPRKWVKIRAALKLASVGRLSRRGPHCNPPRPRLVPIP is encoded by the exons ATGTTCTTGAATGGACTGAGACCCGTTTACACAATGACAAAGCTAGAACCAGATGACGGAAAGGCGCTGAAGGTAGCTGTAGTCGAAAGGCTCGAAAACGGTCGGACGGACATCGTCAGATACGGCCCTCTTTCTTCTGCTAGGGTTGAAGTCGTAGCTCTCCATGGCAACTTCAACGCTAAAGACGAGGAATCCTGGAGCCCTGAGGAGTTTCAGAAGCACATCGTGTCCGGTCGAGAGAAAAGCGCCCAGCTCCTCACTGGCAACCTGGCACTCAAGCTCAGTGGAGGCGAGGCTGTCCTTGAGAATGCAACCTTCACCGATAACTCCAGCTTCACCAGCACCAAGATGTTCAGGCTGGGGCTGAGGCTTGTCGGTTCTTCTGGAGAGAGAGTTCTCGAAGGTGTCACCAAGCCTTTTCGCGTGAAAGAGCGCAGGGTAGAAG GATTCGAAAAGCACTACCCTCCAATGCTGGACGACGAAGTGTGGCGTTTGAAAAAGATTGGTAAAATCGGCGCTTACCACCAGGCATTGTCAGACAATGGAATCGATTCGGTGCAAGAGTTCTTACGGGCTTACATGAAGGATGAACAGAAGCTCATAAAG ATTTTCAACAAGATGCCACAGTCGACATGGAAATCCATCGTAGAGCACGCCATGACGTGCAGAGTTGGCGACAGTCTTTACCTCTACGAAGCTCAGGACAAGGATGCGGGTCTTTTCTTTGATGAGTTATACCAGCTCGTTGGGGCGAAGTTTGGTGACTGTTACAAGCCCATTGACCAGCTTAATGAAATAGAGAAG AATCTAGTGGAAGCCCTGAAGCATGGGGCCTACCAGAATATAGATGGCCTGCAGCCTAACTACAAGATGGTGAACAACTACCCTGTGCTCAGCAGTTTCCCTGCTGCTCAGGGTACTTCCCTGTTTAGCGCTCTTCATCCAAATCAGCAGGCACTCAGCTATGGTGACAGCTCGACTGGTGTAGGGTTTGGAACAAGGCCTTCAAGGGAGACTTTCAACACATCCCTTGGATCCAGTAAT GAGCCACAAACTTCCAACTATATGGAGTTAAGACATGAGCAAACAATAAACAGGGTTCTACCATATGATCCAAGCAATGGAACCTTGTTACCCAGACCGAGAATCACCCAGTTGCAGATACCAAACTCTGAGAGAACATTTTTTGGTCCTCCTGCTGTTATTCCAAACAACATTCTGGTTGGTCACGGTGTTGCGCTCTCTGAAGGATCACACAGT GGTTTTCCTGTCCACAGTTTATCGTCTACGGATGTGGTCATGTCACTGATGCAATCCCCATTCCAGCTTCCGACAAACA GTGACCATTCTGAACAGCAATGCAATGGTCAAACATCAACGCAGTTACAACAGTTTGTCACTGGATGCCAGCCATCAAGAACAAACAGTTTCGACTTGAACTCGTGCGACGAACTCATACAGAACTTCATTTCCCAGATTTCTAACAGTGGAGGGGCATCTACGCCACTTTCACCCCGCAAATGGGTCAAGATCAGAGCTGCGTTGAAGCTGGCATCTGTAGGGAGGCTCTCAAGGAGGGGTCCGCATTGCAACCCACCAAGGCCAAGGCTTGTACCGATACCATGA
- the LOC100382268 gene encoding uncharacterized protein LOC100382268, which translates to MEAEFMGMFLPVFGSMLRRVVSEEVEKAMFRQFSAQPAPRRLLVDRNQHPRYQLMFLNGLRPVYTMTKLEPDDGKALKVAVVERLENGRTDIVRYGPLSSARVEVVALHGNFNAKDEESWSPEEFQKHIVSGREKSAQLLTGNLALKLSGGEAVLENATFTDNSSFTSTKMFRLGLRLVGSSGERVLEGVTKPFRVKERRVEGFEKHYPPMLDDEVWRLKKIGKIGAYHQALSDNGIDSVQEFLRAYMKDEQKLIKIFNKMPQSTWKSIVEHAMTCRVGDSLYLYEAQDKDAGLFFDELYQLVGAKFGDCYKPIDQLNEIEKNLVEALKHGAYQNIDGLQPNYKMVNNYPVLSSFPAAQGTSLFSALHPNQQALSYGDSSTGVGFGTRPSRETFNTSLGSSNEPQTSNYMELRHEQTINRVLPYDPSNGTLLPRPRITQLQIPNSERTFFGPPAVIPNNILVGHGVALSEGSHSGFPVHSLSSTDVVMSLMQSPFQLPTNSDHSEQQCNGQTSTQLQQFVTGCQPSRTNSFDLNSCDELIQNFISQISNSGGASTPLSPRKWVKIRAALKLASVGRLSRRGPHCNPPRPRLVPIP; encoded by the exons ATGGAGGCGGAGTTCATGGGCATGTTCCTCCCGGTCTTTGGGTCGATGCTTCGGAGAGTG GTCTCAGAGGAGGTAGAGAAAGCAATGTTCAGACAATTCAGTGCACAACCAGCACCTCGAAG GTTACTGGTGGACAGGAATCAGCACCCTCGGTATCAGCTGATGTTCTTGAATGGACTGAGACCCGTTTACACAATGACAAAGCTAGAACCAGATGACGGAAAGGCGCTGAAGGTAGCTGTAGTCGAAAGGCTCGAAAACGGTCGGACGGACATCGTCAGATACGGCCCTCTTTCTTCTGCTAGGGTTGAAGTCGTAGCTCTCCATGGCAACTTCAACGCTAAAGACGAGGAATCCTGGAGCCCTGAGGAGTTTCAGAAGCACATCGTGTCCGGTCGAGAGAAAAGCGCCCAGCTCCTCACTGGCAACCTGGCACTCAAGCTCAGTGGAGGCGAGGCTGTCCTTGAGAATGCAACCTTCACCGATAACTCCAGCTTCACCAGCACCAAGATGTTCAGGCTGGGGCTGAGGCTTGTCGGTTCTTCTGGAGAGAGAGTTCTCGAAGGTGTCACCAAGCCTTTTCGCGTGAAAGAGCGCAGGGTAGAAG GATTCGAAAAGCACTACCCTCCAATGCTGGACGACGAAGTGTGGCGTTTGAAAAAGATTGGTAAAATCGGCGCTTACCACCAGGCATTGTCAGACAATGGAATCGATTCGGTGCAAGAGTTCTTACGGGCTTACATGAAGGATGAACAGAAGCTCATAAAG ATTTTCAACAAGATGCCACAGTCGACATGGAAATCCATCGTAGAGCACGCCATGACGTGCAGAGTTGGCGACAGTCTTTACCTCTACGAAGCTCAGGACAAGGATGCGGGTCTTTTCTTTGATGAGTTATACCAGCTCGTTGGGGCGAAGTTTGGTGACTGTTACAAGCCCATTGACCAGCTTAATGAAATAGAGAAG AATCTAGTGGAAGCCCTGAAGCATGGGGCCTACCAGAATATAGATGGCCTGCAGCCTAACTACAAGATGGTGAACAACTACCCTGTGCTCAGCAGTTTCCCTGCTGCTCAGGGTACTTCCCTGTTTAGCGCTCTTCATCCAAATCAGCAGGCACTCAGCTATGGTGACAGCTCGACTGGTGTAGGGTTTGGAACAAGGCCTTCAAGGGAGACTTTCAACACATCCCTTGGATCCAGTAAT GAGCCACAAACTTCCAACTATATGGAGTTAAGACATGAGCAAACAATAAACAGGGTTCTACCATATGATCCAAGCAATGGAACCTTGTTACCCAGACCGAGAATCACCCAGTTGCAGATACCAAACTCTGAGAGAACATTTTTTGGTCCTCCTGCTGTTATTCCAAACAACATTCTGGTTGGTCACGGTGTTGCGCTCTCTGAAGGATCACACAGT GGTTTTCCTGTCCACAGTTTATCGTCTACGGATGTGGTCATGTCACTGATGCAATCCCCATTCCAGCTTCCGACAAACA GTGACCATTCTGAACAGCAATGCAATGGTCAAACATCAACGCAGTTACAACAGTTTGTCACTGGATGCCAGCCATCAAGAACAAACAGTTTCGACTTGAACTCGTGCGACGAACTCATACAGAACTTCATTTCCCAGATTTCTAACAGTGGAGGGGCATCTACGCCACTTTCACCCCGCAAATGGGTCAAGATCAGAGCTGCGTTGAAGCTGGCATCTGTAGGGAGGCTCTCAAGGAGGGGTCCGCATTGCAACCCACCAAGGCCAAGGCTTGTACCGATACCATGA
- the LOC100382268 gene encoding uncharacterized protein isoform X1, whose translation MFRQFSAQPAPRRLLVDRNQHPRYQLMFLNGLRPVYTMTKLEPDDGKALKVAVVERLENGRTDIVRYGPLSSARVEVVALHGNFNAKDEESWSPEEFQKHIVSGREKSAQLLTGNLALKLSGGEAVLENATFTDNSSFTSTKMFRLGLRLVGSSGERVLEGVTKPFRVKERRVEGFEKHYPPMLDDEVWRLKKIGKIGAYHQALSDNGIDSVQEFLRAYMKDEQKLIKIFNKMPQSTWKSIVEHAMTCRVGDSLYLYEAQDKDAGLFFDELYQLVGAKFGDCYKPIDQLNEIEKNLVEALKHGAYQNIDGLQPNYKMVNNYPVLSSFPAAQGTSLFSALHPNQQALSYGDSSTGVGFGTRPSRETFNTSLGSSNEPQTSNYMELRHEQTINRVLPYDPSNGTLLPRPRITQLQIPNSERTFFGPPAVIPNNILVGHGVALSEGSHSGFPVHSLSSTDVVMSLMQSPFQLPTNSDHSEQQCNGQTSTQLQQFVTGCQPSRTNSFDLNSCDELIQNFISQISNSGGASTPLSPRKWVKIRAALKLASVGRLSRRGPHCNPPRPRLVPIP comes from the exons ATGTTCAGACAATTCAGTGCACAACCAGCACCTCGAAG GTTACTGGTGGACAGGAATCAGCACCCTCGGTATCAGCTGATGTTCTTGAATGGACTGAGACCCGTTTACACAATGACAAAGCTAGAACCAGATGACGGAAAGGCGCTGAAGGTAGCTGTAGTCGAAAGGCTCGAAAACGGTCGGACGGACATCGTCAGATACGGCCCTCTTTCTTCTGCTAGGGTTGAAGTCGTAGCTCTCCATGGCAACTTCAACGCTAAAGACGAGGAATCCTGGAGCCCTGAGGAGTTTCAGAAGCACATCGTGTCCGGTCGAGAGAAAAGCGCCCAGCTCCTCACTGGCAACCTGGCACTCAAGCTCAGTGGAGGCGAGGCTGTCCTTGAGAATGCAACCTTCACCGATAACTCCAGCTTCACCAGCACCAAGATGTTCAGGCTGGGGCTGAGGCTTGTCGGTTCTTCTGGAGAGAGAGTTCTCGAAGGTGTCACCAAGCCTTTTCGCGTGAAAGAGCGCAGGGTAGAAG GATTCGAAAAGCACTACCCTCCAATGCTGGACGACGAAGTGTGGCGTTTGAAAAAGATTGGTAAAATCGGCGCTTACCACCAGGCATTGTCAGACAATGGAATCGATTCGGTGCAAGAGTTCTTACGGGCTTACATGAAGGATGAACAGAAGCTCATAAAG ATTTTCAACAAGATGCCACAGTCGACATGGAAATCCATCGTAGAGCACGCCATGACGTGCAGAGTTGGCGACAGTCTTTACCTCTACGAAGCTCAGGACAAGGATGCGGGTCTTTTCTTTGATGAGTTATACCAGCTCGTTGGGGCGAAGTTTGGTGACTGTTACAAGCCCATTGACCAGCTTAATGAAATAGAGAAG AATCTAGTGGAAGCCCTGAAGCATGGGGCCTACCAGAATATAGATGGCCTGCAGCCTAACTACAAGATGGTGAACAACTACCCTGTGCTCAGCAGTTTCCCTGCTGCTCAGGGTACTTCCCTGTTTAGCGCTCTTCATCCAAATCAGCAGGCACTCAGCTATGGTGACAGCTCGACTGGTGTAGGGTTTGGAACAAGGCCTTCAAGGGAGACTTTCAACACATCCCTTGGATCCAGTAAT GAGCCACAAACTTCCAACTATATGGAGTTAAGACATGAGCAAACAATAAACAGGGTTCTACCATATGATCCAAGCAATGGAACCTTGTTACCCAGACCGAGAATCACCCAGTTGCAGATACCAAACTCTGAGAGAACATTTTTTGGTCCTCCTGCTGTTATTCCAAACAACATTCTGGTTGGTCACGGTGTTGCGCTCTCTGAAGGATCACACAGT GGTTTTCCTGTCCACAGTTTATCGTCTACGGATGTGGTCATGTCACTGATGCAATCCCCATTCCAGCTTCCGACAAACA GTGACCATTCTGAACAGCAATGCAATGGTCAAACATCAACGCAGTTACAACAGTTTGTCACTGGATGCCAGCCATCAAGAACAAACAGTTTCGACTTGAACTCGTGCGACGAACTCATACAGAACTTCATTTCCCAGATTTCTAACAGTGGAGGGGCATCTACGCCACTTTCACCCCGCAAATGGGTCAAGATCAGAGCTGCGTTGAAGCTGGCATCTGTAGGGAGGCTCTCAAGGAGGGGTCCGCATTGCAACCCACCAAGGCCAAGGCTTGTACCGATACCATGA